Within the Glycine max cultivar Williams 82 chromosome 12, Glycine_max_v4.0, whole genome shotgun sequence genome, the region taagtttctgTATTGTGAGAAAAAATTCTACTAAAAatgatcaattaaattttttaattaataaatacttgACATCAATAtcatgagtaaaaaaaaattcaaaacaattttgaacttaagattaattttaagtaGGTGTTTTATTAAACGttattacaaaacaaaattcacATCCAACTCACGTGCGATTGATGATTGATGAtttatgaaaatgttttatgttttttattttaattacttttcacATAAATGACGTGAGTAATTCGATATGGAATCAAACATACTATTAATGTGAGATTAAACACATAAATATTGACTTAAAAATcagttagtattttttattctaaaataacttatgttttaacgttaaaaaaattacattgacggatgttttctattttcaatgaggtattaaaaattttattccaaatttatcccaaataaattatatcaatccaatggttttttagtatttagtaaatcaatttttaacCACCACCATTAATCAcctaatatttacaaataataCATTTATGGAGagtaagaatattttaaaaaactatttcaataaataatttatatattattattcttaatatatatgaaaaaaaacctTAATCATTGATATTTTGAGGTATTAACGAAGGGAGTGTTTTTAATGTAACTTTAAATGATCTAATCtgtccataaaaaaaaatatctaatctGAATTCAAAAAGCAGTAACTGTCGCTATCAGCCTTGtgtcatttgaaatttttttctaataaatgataGAAATATTCTCTCATATGCGAAAAAAGCTTTTTGCCTTTTCCCTTTATATTAGCGTGTCTTGCTTTCCCAGGCTGGAACGGAGTGACTGTCATTATCAGCCTTGTGTCAATATTAGCTTTCATCCGCAAATAAGTCATATTAAACAGTTctaactattatttttatatatgactGATTTTATTgactttacatatatatatatatatatatatatatatatatatatatatatataatatttttgaagaaattacaAAGATACATATGTTGCATAAGTAAAATATCTTTTGAGAAGTTAAATTTGTATTGTATATTTTgcaataaagaaagaaaataaaaacaatatggGATAGCATAATGTATCTGATGGAAATGTATAGATAGAGGAAAAATTgtattataataaattgtatgaataataaaattctttattttttgttgttgcataattataataatacatATACAATAAATGCATGTGCTAGCAGGCTAGCAGTTTGGTGGACATTTTATGACTGATGTTCCTCTTTTTTTCCCTGTAAGcctataagaaaataaaagcccAAGTCGAACTGGTCATTTATTTACTGTAAACCGTAGTCAGAAATATTATATTGTGCAACAGTTTATCACTGGTTATTgattacatttatttataagCCAAGTGATTTAACAAAGTTTTAACATTATACCAAATTCAATATTATCAAATGCAAAAATCTCTAAATTGGATGACATGGCCGTGGAAATATATAAAATCTGATGTTGTGGAATCTCTTTTTCAAGAAGTTTCGaggaattttgattgagattaaaacaaaaaactaattaCACTCACACAGCCTCAAAATATTGGTTTCTTATGAGCAAAAGAATTCGGcatggattttgttctttaatttttttgggggcttaattaagttttctatatttttttcaggtttaattaagttatttaatttttaaaatagtttcaaTTAGATTCTTACTGTCAATTTTGAGTAACGACGATAACTGTGAAATTTATGTGATTATTGATatagtgttttctttttttgactCGTAGACAGAAACTTAACGTCCTTGGTTGAAATTTATGTTAAAGACCtattgaatcaattttaaaaattagagagtttaattaaactcaaaaacatctaaataactaaattaaacaaaaagaaaagtaaattaaaaaggaaaaaactaatttaaccttgAATCAAAGATTAGTAACAAAGTGTAATGAATTTGTCCCCAGATGGCTTGGCCAGATAGCTGTTTTTTTTGGGTCCATGTGCCTCACAACTTTGTGAAGAGAATGTCCAAAAATTCAACGATGAAGGTTTAGGTCTGGTTATTGGGAGACAGATACCATGCCCTCTACAATTTGGAGTTTGACATTTATGCTGCTTTGCAAAATCCAACCTAGCAGTAAGTTGTACACGGACACAGTATGCGTAGCCCACGGATTTCAAACTGGCCACACACGCTCACGGCATAAATACCCTACATTAGTATTTCATTTCATATATACTAATCTATGTTAGTTTCTAAATTGTCacaataatcataatcataatcacaataataatagtagtttatattattaacttgttACCATGATTAATCACAAAACTCAGCTCTAGCTCATCTATTTACACACATCATTACATGAGAGGATATATATCTTAGAGCAAGAGCATGAAGTCAAAATTGTTTCTTTTAcaagttatttttctttgtaaataaatttatttacttcattttattttagagaaaactttttggatacaatttttaagaattaacaCAACTTTGTTTCACATTCAATGGAGTTTATTTTTGGTTGTGTAAGAACACTCTCGATATCAATTAATGCTATCAAATTACTGTTTCAACTAGAGTTTACTGTAGTAAGTAAGAACATTTACTTATACGTGTATagcaatatttatatatatagtcttCTAATATTAATTGATTCCATCATGGTAACCAAAAGATACCgatgatataaatatttttaccttaaggtaattataatatttctttatgtatCTTGTAACTCGTCTATATGCTCAATTTCtctgtaaaatatttttcattaaaaatttaacttgaaattgttaaaaagttaaataaaccTTAAAACAAGACCAAGAGTTACTACTTTAGTTTAtgcattaaaatttgtaaaaaaaaaaaagaagaagcttcCTACACAcgttaataatagaaaataaatcaatgagtttatatataAAGGAAATGATAAGAGTTGTGATCAATACATAGAGTAGAGAATAGAGATCCAGTCAATAGACAAACAAtatctttctctctctgttTGGTTTGGCCTCTTGCTGTAAGAAGCCAGCCACACTATTACGCTTCTGTGGAACCATCGATCCCACTCAATGGTGTTTCTCATTCTTTCATGTTCCTTTCTCAGTTTCATTCTGTTTGGAAAATAAGCATAACCTTTTGTTTCTTCTCAGGGCCTTTGCAAGTTCCACATCGGTTGAGCTTTGTGTCAGGTGGCTTAGTGTTATCCTTAATTATTCTTGTGGTCAgtatttctcttctttctttcttcttttccaaTGAGCTTTGATTTGTATAACTGTATAAGAATTTGcgattcaatatattttttctattgttaGCTTTTTAATTTCACTTGTGACTTCATTGATTTCTATTATTATcatgttttagatttgttttgaAGAAACTGTGTGTTTAGATTCAATTTGAAGCTTAGCTAGTTCAAGCTTTCTTAAACGATTCACTATGCAGATTGCCGAATAATCAAACTCATATGTGtgctaatttagtttttttcgaGGATAGCAATCTCAATTCTCAACCTCTGAAATTTGTCTTCAACTTATTCTGAATACTGATCTAagcttctattttattttctataactgAAGAATCAAAATAGAAGCCTGAAATCGgaagtatttttatttgtgtcttGAACTAGTCATGAAAACTTTGCAGaactaaaaattcaaaagaacaatgaatcagttttgatttttatttattttttttattttgcagaCATACTAGTTTGTATGATCATATTTTCTCGGATTGTTTAGGAGGTCTAGTTTAATTGACTTGACCAGGAtggatgaattattataaatcttaaCCTTCACTTCATATTGAtcgataaaacaaaaatattttctcggaTTTTGAGATTATGGGTAGAGGAAGAGGAAAGGGTAAAAAGTTAACTATTAGCAATGAGGAGGATCCAATAAGTGGTGAAGATGAAAAGGTTCctaagcaaaaaagaagagggaGGCCACAAAAACTGTTTAAGGATGACTTTGATGAAGAAGAAATTGAGGAAATATTAGAAGAGGATGCCTGTGGTGGTGACAACGTTAAGAATGTAGTGTCTAGCAAAGAGATGAAAAATTTGAATACTAcaaaacatgggagaaaaagaaaacgaaATTTACAGGAGAAAATAGAACCAATTGATGAGAAAATTAATGTTGTTGTAAACGGATCAAATACTGATGAGTTGACAAAGTGTAATGGTTTTCGGCATAATGGAAGCAGGCGTAAAAGCAAACCTCGTCGAGCTGCAGAAGCCGGTGTGCAGTGTAAGCAAGACTATGCTTGAGATAGCATTATTCTCAATTCTCATCTTGCCAGCTATGTCATCATCTATGGcaattcatttctttcattttatttagttttttttttttttgcctctgCTGGTCTGAGGGCTTCTTTTGGGGATTCCTtgtcattattttctatttttatttcaagaaTGAATCGggaaatttattattatggttGTAGGTTTATTATGACATGTCATTTTTCggttcaaatcattttaatgtttatattatGGTCATGTTTAAATGACTTTTTTAGGTGttagttgttttattttggtttaggGTTAAACAATAGAGAAATAAGAGAACATGGGAgttcttatattataaaaaaaactaaaatataattttattttttctatttattgctgcaattttgatcttttatttttaaataaaaatatattttttgaaaatcaaaattctagttcaatttttaattttgcatatgtcttattttttattttaaacaaattgaaCTCTAATCCAACATATTTAActaatatatcataaaaaattatttaattaattaaaatgtaagagagaaaaaaagaaataatgaaaGCAAAATTAAGGATTAGACCTATATTACAAACTCTTAAAAACTAGAGaactaaataactattttaaaatgaaagaacaAAAATGAGGTTTGAAAAAAGTtgtattttagaataaaaaaaacatttaataactAAAAGTTTCAGTGACCAATGATGATAATTCAACCGTTATACATGGACATGGTAATGAAAACGAGTTAGGGACGAATTTGATCCTGAATATCTTTGTCTTTGCTAAAGTTTGAACAAGTTGTGCTTTCCTTGTCCACATTCCTGTAAAAGGGAGGAGTTCAATGTTTGATTTAGGAGAGACAAATATAAAAGAACTTAAATTCAACTTTATCCCCTTTGGGCTCTAAGAAATATGCGAgaaattcatcacatattttaaaatttttaattaacttatatatttttaaataaataatacattagtattaattatgaatttattcaaacaatgcataaaaataataaatgatctTGAAAAacataagaattaaattatgattttagttaaatttatagttttgacTTTAGTAATTCATTATtactataatttaaattatttaattattaaaataataaatttatattttaataattataaaagtttccattaaaaaatcaccttgatgtttttatataaacaaactaaaaaaagtactttatttttttataagaaaactgcagggacattttgataaattaaaaaacagtttggaaaaaaaattaactaaattaaaaatacaatgagaaaaaatagaaatagtggcttaagaaataataaaatataaaaaagaaaaaaattattaaatatacaataatattcaatccaatagtataaaaaataaatatttaaatagttcTCAAATTGTAcaatcttaaattaaaaaatagtatgttaaatataaaaaataataataaggacaaaaaaaaaccaaataattaaaaaaataataagccGAAAAAAGTATTGAAGAGCTTGTAATGGAGAGCTTCTATTTATGTTATTGATTTGTGTATGTTCTAACCTTTTATCCTCGTCGTTGTGTCGTTGTGGGTAAaggttcatttatttatttctttctttcgaACAGATTATTTCTCAGGTTTGTCGGAAAATTTTGTAATAGCGAGAGATTTTAAAGTGTCCAAAATACTTGTAAAActagaggaaaataaaaattaaccacatattttttctcataataTACTGTTAAAAGCTTAATGATCATACcttcataatataaaatatttttatatcatcatctaattacaaattattattaatattactttttaagtaattatcataaaaataaataaattaattatatatgataaattataattaaatatatgatagattttgtaattgaataattatgtaaatttttttacattatcaatatataatccttcttatatattaaagaaaatagaaattaaacacCTAAAActaggttaaaaaaaataaacaatgagaaatcataaatttctttttaaatatatttttagcttGACCCTCTTAGTCCTTTGACTCCTTTCTACttctatctttttttcattcattacttttatctttatgttcccttattttatttctctttactttttatgctattattttttgactggatttttattctattattaatGTTTGAGAATATGttggaaaaaaaacttaaatacattttttatatttataatatatttttttccaattaactacctaatatatatatatatatatatatatatatatatatatatatataatactatttgacattttcaaatttttattgtagttaaattaagtttgttaagtggtgatattttattagtttgtttGTTATATTATTCATGATGTGACATTTTCTTAGTTTGTCATGTGATTATTTAActcaaaattaatcataaatgtcaaaaataaaattttaaaaaatattaaactgaaaataaaaatatattattagtatgaaaatcatattaaaacaaaaacaattttttgtttaagaatGATCAGGATATGATATGTTGTTAATTCCGGGGTCAGTTAAAGGAAAACTAAAGCGGCTTTTGCTAATTTTTACTTGTATACCCCCTTTTActtgttttataattattttccaaatgtgccctttcttttttctctagaAATTAGTACACCTTTGCGCATCGCATTTCATCTCAACCACCCTCTTCTCTCTTGTTCTGCCTTCTTCGTCTTTGTTGGGTTCTCGATTCTATGTCCTGGCGTGGGGTCCTTAGTTGTTGATCACGGCCGCCACCACCAGTACCCCTTCCGCTCTAAACTCATATGTGGTAGAGGCAGAATTTTCAtggcaaattcttttttcagttgtaaaaatgaaacaaaaataaatattgaaaattcCTTTTTCTCCACACAAGAGagttaaaaaagaatttgagaGTGCAGCATAAAAAGCACACACAGTTCAGAGAAAAGGTTCAAGAAATCACTAAATCtatatgtaatattatttgagcaGTGGTGATTGCTTCCGAGGATTGGATATCGACTTGAGATTTTACccacaaaaaaaactaagaaagcTATTAAATGTTAGTAAAAGgtaaggaaaataaaagaaaaagtttagAAAGTGGCAAAAATAATAACGAGATCATAAGGTAGGGTTTAGGAATGGTAACCCACAAAGGAAACGTAACCGATGAGAAGGGACAAAGAAGGGGGGGTGCACTGATTTCTGGAAAAAgattaaagtatatatatatatatatatatatatatatatatatttgtaaaaataattataaaataagtgaAAGGTAGGTATATTTAGTAAAATCTAACTAAAGCCCAGGCCTACTCACAATAAACCATACCATAAGCCCAACAAGGAAACCGGAATAGTCGTCCACTAAGAAAACTAAACACTAATAATCTTTAACCAGAGTCCAGAAAGTGAGGCAGCTCAggaaggcttttttttttttttcctttcaaaataacattaaaaagtatttaataaaaaaccgtcaaattaacaatttatcattttaacttATATGATTTAGGATATTCTAGACTAATTAAAATTCctttattattgatataaattttCACATTCTAATTGTacgtattttaaaatatcaatatccgggtgatttttttgtaatattaaaatctaaatctatttttttaaaataatgtttcttttcaatatatatttatgtttatgtaaTTATGTATGTACACACTTGAATGCCAagtgttcttaaaaaaaaataaaattataggacTTGCGTGTGTGTATGTTTTATCATTCATAATGAATTAAGGTTCATAATTAGAAATAAGTGTTTACCACCAAAGAGAATTAAATTAGGGTTAAGCGAaattggataaatttgatgttaaTATATCACATAATAAGAAGGGTTTTATTAGAAGGGAAAAAGATTACCTTGGAGAAGAATCAAGGAAATTCTGACACTTAATTGTTTCTATTACACTACTATAAAAAAGCATTTCCACGACATCAGAATAACATCGGTGCTATGCCAACGTTGTTGAATATATaccggtggcatttttgtaaatacccTGACTTTAACGACAACGTTTTTGGTGCTGCCCGATGTCGTatttgagcaattcaaatgactACGTTTGAGTAGTGAAAAACGTCTTTGTATTTGACAGAATACAACAACGTTTTTTAAGAAATCACCGTCCTTGTTGcagttttacaaattaaaataaaattttagaaactgCGCCATTACCTTTTATCTCTTTGCCCTTCCTATCTGTTGTGAGCACGCCCTAGCTAGCAATCTCCTTCGTAGCAAACCTCTGTGGTGCCCTCCCTGGTCTGCTTCTGCATTTCGTCGGTGCCGGTAACTTGTCCGGGCTAGGTTTTGTCCAACTTTTGTGAGGTAAGTTAATTACTTGTTAGTTTTCGTCATTTACCAGTTCTAGGGTTTGTCCGGGCTTGGTATTTACAGTTGAGGTCGAACTCTAGGGTCTGTTGGACTGAGTTCTGCATaagcaacatgaaaatataacaaCATTACAATTAACCCAGCTTGTCCTTAATTTATTGGGTGCTATGGGAAGGATTGTGTTTGAAagtgaaaatagtttttttaattggagTTGCATGTACACTTTGAGGTATGATACAGCTTGATAGCTTCTGGATTTCGAGGTTCAGACCCTCCacagaacaagaagaagaagataacaAAGAAGGGGAGATAAAGGTGAATATTGA harbors:
- the LOC100797825 gene encoding uncharacterized protein; the encoded protein is MGRGRGKGKKLTISNEEDPISGEDEKVPKQKRRGRPQKLFKDDFDEEEIEEILEEDACGGDNVKNVVSSKEMKNLNTTKHGRKRKRNLQEKIEPIDEKINVVVNGSNTDELTKCNGFRHNGSRRKSKPRRAAEAGVQCKQDYA